The nucleotide window CAGCACGATGGTTCGTGCTTGTTCGCGCTGCAGCCGGTCGAGGACGTCGAGGACTTCCAGTTGATGGACCATATCGAGAAACGTGGTCGGTTCGTCGAGCAGGATGATTTCGGTATCTTGGGCCAAGACCATCGCAATCCAGGCCAGTTGCCGCTGGCCACCCGAGAGTTCCCCCAGGGGACGCTCGGCGAGGTGTTCGATTCCGGCGACGTGCAGGGCTTGGTCGATCTTCGATTCGTCTGCGGAAGTAATCGACCCGAAGAACCCTTGATGAGGATAACGCCCCAGGGCAAGGAGTTCGCGCACGGTTAAACCTTCCGGGGCCTCAGGGTTCTGCAGCAAAACACCCAATTGTCGGGCGACCTGGCGGGTTGATTGGAGGTGAATGGCTTTGCCATCGAGGTAGGCCGCACCTTGCTTCGGACGAAGCAGCCGGGCAAGTCCTTTGAGCAACGTCGATTTGCCACAACCGTTCGGGCCGATGAGGGTCGTGATTTGGCCGACGGGGATCTCGAGCGACAGTTGATGGACGACTTCGGTCTGATCGTAGGCCAGGGTCAACTGATCGCAGTAAAGTCGATTGGCGTGCGTCATGAAGGTTATCCCTTGGTTGTCATCAGTTGGTACACGAAATAGATCCCCCCTACCCCGCCGACCATGATGCCTGCGGGAATTTCGACCGGAGCAAACAACGTTCGACCGGCGGTGTCGGCGACTAACAGCAGCAGCATTCCCATCAGTCCAGCGGCTGGAATCAGCCAGCCATGCTGCGGGCCGACCAGGCGCCGAGCTAGGTGGGGGGCGATTAATCCCAGGAAGACAATGCCGCCAGACATGGCCATGGCCGCAGCGCCCAGCGCGACGGCGAGAACCAGGAGCAGAACTCGCCACTGAAAGACGTTCAGGCCAAGGCCGATCACGTTTTCATCACGAAGACGGAGGATGTTCAGTACGGGACAAATGGCGAGCACGATCGGCATGAGAACGACGAGCCAAACCGCGAGCGCGAGGACATAGTTCCAATCGGCCTTGTTGAAACTGCCGGTCGCCCAGGCAAGGGCTTGCGCGTAGATTTGTCGGTCGATGTTCAACGAAAGAACAAGTGTGAAAGACCCTAACGCTGCACTCACGGCCACCCCAGTCAGCAGCAGCCGCGCCGGATAAATACCACTTCGATCGATGGCCAAGCCACATACGAGCAGCACAGCCAACAAGCCGCCTGCGATGCTCATGGCCGGCAGCGACCAGGGAGATGCGATCTGCGTGCCGAATAGAATCAGCGCCAAGGTCACGCCCAGATTGCCCCCGGTGGCTACGCCCAAGATGCCAGGTTCGGCCAGGTCGTTGCGGAGGACGGCTTGCATGAGGACGCCGGAAATAGCGATGGCCCAGCCGACCAGTAAGACGAGCAGCACGCGAGGTAAACGAAACGACCAAAGTATCATTTCGTGGGTTGCGTGGCCGTAACCAAGCAAGCTGCTGGCCAGGGAAGTCGGCGACATCCAGTGGCTGCCCAGGCTCATGCTAACCAGGCTGGCGACGATCACAATGGCGAGTACCAAGAGAAGCGTGCGGAGGTGGCTGGACATCAGTGCGGCCCTCCTCGCTGCGAGCTTCTTCGCCGTGCCAAAGCGATGAAGAAGGTTGCTCCGATCATCGACGTGAAAAGCCCCAAAGGGATCTCTTGGCCATCGATTGCCGTACGAGAAGCGATGTCTGCCGCAACCGTTAAAATTGCGCCAAGGAGCGCTGTCAGTGGGATAATCTTCCGATAGTCGTAGCCGACCAGGTAGCGGGCGAGGTGGGGTGTCATCACGCCCACAAAACCAACCGGGCCAGCCACCGCCACGGCTCCGCCGGTGAGCAGCAGAACGCTAAGCGTCGCGACGGTGCGAACCAACTGCGTGCGTTGTCCGAGCCCGCCAGCGACTTCTTCGCCCAGACTCAATAGGGTGATCGAAGGAGCCAACAGCAAAGCGGCCAGCATGCCTGGCAAGGCGGGAAGTAGCGCGGTTGCAACTTGCGGCCAGGAAGTATTCGCGATGCCACCGACCGTCCAGTAAAGCATCTCGTCGTGCAGCGTGAAGTAGATCGTTAAGCCTTGCGTGAAGGCGCTCAGCAAGATC belongs to Bremerella cremea and includes:
- a CDS encoding FecCD family ABC transporter permease, with the translated sequence MSSHLRTLLLVLAIVIVASLVSMSLGSHWMSPTSLASSLLGYGHATHEMILWSFRLPRVLLVLLVGWAIAISGVLMQAVLRNDLAEPGILGVATGGNLGVTLALILFGTQIASPWSLPAMSIAGGLLAVLLVCGLAIDRSGIYPARLLLTGVAVSAALGSFTLVLSLNIDRQIYAQALAWATGSFNKADWNYVLALAVWLVVLMPIVLAICPVLNILRLRDENVIGLGLNVFQWRVLLLVLAVALGAAAMAMSGGIVFLGLIAPHLARRLVGPQHGWLIPAAGLMGMLLLLVADTAGRTLFAPVEIPAGIMVGGVGGIYFVYQLMTTKG
- a CDS encoding FecCD family ABC transporter permease; the encoded protein is MMRQVASWFYCLLFAAALLLLMGLSLRLGPTPTSSWDAWNACFAYDDASDAQFAIRQIRLPRTILAAIIGASLATSGAIMQGVTRNDLAGPTIMGLSSGGTFCLLLGLLLLPGLGFNQAIWLSFLGAGLGYFTVYSVAFLARGGITPVRLALAGTVVSILLSAFTQGLTIYFTLHDEMLYWTVGGIANTSWPQVATALLPALPGMLAALLLAPSITLLSLGEEVAGGLGQRTQLVRTVATLSVLLLTGGAVAVAGPVGFVGVMTPHLARYLVGYDYRKIIPLTALLGAILTVAADIASRTAIDGQEIPLGLFTSMIGATFFIALARRRSSQRGGPH
- a CDS encoding ABC transporter ATP-binding protein gives rise to the protein MTHANRLYCDQLTLAYDQTEVVHQLSLEIPVGQITTLIGPNGCGKSTLLKGLARLLRPKQGAAYLDGKAIHLQSTRQVARQLGVLLQNPEAPEGLTVRELLALGRYPHQGFFGSITSADESKIDQALHVAGIEHLAERPLGELSGGQRQLAWIAMVLAQDTEIILLDEPTTFLDMVHQLEVLDVLDRLQREQARTIVLVLHDINHAARYSHHLVAIEDGTIVDQGSPRQIVTPQLLANVFRIAASVLIDPESASPYCIARRPLPQRQAV